From Acidihalobacter aeolianus, a single genomic window includes:
- the speE gene encoding polyamine aminopropyltransferase produces the protein MALDENWYTEIHADAGSAFSLKVRRKLHDEQSAFQRIEVYETEGFGNLMTIDGLVMLTDRDNFVYHEMMSHPALFSHPHPRRVVIVGGGDCGTLREVLKHPEVESVVQVEIDERVTRISEQFFPALCESNGDPRAEFFFGDGIQWIKDAEPGSIDLIIVDSTDPVGPAEGLFSGPFYTSCLRALGSNGLLAQQSESPLYHTQGIIKPMHDEMRKAGFLDTLTLHFPQVSYPSGWWTATLACKDLPITFVREEACENKGFETLYYNDAIHRACAATPEFLRKALMG, from the coding sequence ATGGCGCTCGACGAGAACTGGTACACGGAGATTCACGCGGACGCGGGCAGCGCGTTTTCGCTCAAGGTCCGGCGCAAGCTGCACGACGAGCAGTCGGCCTTCCAGCGCATCGAGGTCTACGAAACCGAGGGCTTCGGCAACCTCATGACCATCGACGGCCTCGTCATGCTCACCGACCGCGACAACTTCGTCTACCACGAGATGATGTCCCACCCGGCGCTGTTCAGCCATCCGCACCCGCGCCGCGTGGTGATCGTCGGCGGCGGCGACTGCGGCACCCTGCGCGAGGTGCTCAAGCACCCCGAGGTGGAGTCTGTGGTGCAGGTCGAGATCGACGAGCGCGTCACGCGGATATCCGAGCAGTTCTTCCCCGCCCTGTGCGAATCCAACGGCGACCCGCGTGCCGAGTTCTTCTTCGGCGACGGCATCCAGTGGATCAAGGACGCCGAACCGGGCTCGATCGATCTCATCATCGTCGACAGCACCGACCCCGTGGGGCCCGCCGAGGGCCTGTTTTCCGGTCCGTTCTACACCAGCTGCCTGCGCGCCCTCGGCAGCAACGGCCTGCTCGCCCAGCAGAGCGAATCGCCGCTGTATCACACCCAGGGAATCATCAAGCCCATGCACGATGAAATGCGCAAGGCGGGCTTCCTCGACACCCTGACCCTGCACTTCCCACAGGTCAGCTACCCCTCGGGCTGGTGGACCGCCACGCTGGCCTGCAAGGACCTGCCGATCACCTTCGTACGCGAAGAGGCCTGCGAGAACAAGGGCTTCGAGACGCTGTACTACAACGACGCCATCCACCGCGCCTGCGCCGCCACGCCGGAATTCCTGCGCAAGGCATTGATGGGCTGA
- the speA gene encoding biosynthetic arginine decarboxylase, producing MTDWSIDAARRLYNTAVWSGGYFDVAADGHVHVRGRGNESVDLAALADTLRAQGLRLPMLVRFNHILRERVDTLCGAFDEARERHAYPGRYTAVYPIKVNQQRSVVDEILNHGGERVGLEAGSKPELMAVLARARPGGLIVCNGYKDREYMRLALLGRRLGHRPYIVIEKPSELDLVLEAAQDLGVRPLLGLRVRLSSVGSGNWQNTGGEKGKFGLSAAQALRLIERLRAAGLLDCLELLHFHMGSQLANIRDIQRGVREAARYYAELRRLGAPLCIADVGGGLGVDYEGTRSRNYCSMNYSVQEYAANIVRTLHEVCRDEGMPPPDIVTEAGRAMTAHHAVLITEVIDVESAGEPVLGEPPGEDEPVILQDLWRLAETAGSRPASEIYHDAAYWLSEAHGMYTHGVLDLAQRARAEELYVIICRRLSAGLDGQSKVERDMLGELRERLADKVFCNFSVFQSIPDVWAIDQIFPIMPLHRLDERPTRRGVLQDLTCDSDGHVERYVVGADLESSLPLHPWRRGERYLLGIFLVGAYQEILGDLHNLFGDTDAINVDLDPAGGYRLAPVEPGDAVAELLGYVHFDPQELLAAYRSKVAAAGLDDAEAARILDELETGLGGYTYLED from the coding sequence ATGACGGATTGGTCGATCGACGCGGCGCGACGCCTCTACAACACGGCGGTGTGGAGCGGGGGCTATTTCGACGTTGCCGCGGACGGCCACGTGCACGTGCGCGGTCGCGGCAACGAGTCGGTGGATCTTGCGGCCCTGGCCGACACCCTGCGCGCGCAGGGTCTGCGTCTGCCGATGCTGGTGCGCTTCAACCACATCCTGCGCGAGCGCGTGGACACGCTTTGCGGCGCCTTCGACGAGGCTCGCGAACGTCATGCCTATCCGGGACGCTACACCGCCGTCTATCCGATCAAGGTCAACCAGCAGCGCAGCGTGGTCGACGAGATCCTCAACCACGGCGGCGAGCGCGTAGGGCTGGAGGCCGGCAGCAAGCCTGAGCTGATGGCGGTGCTGGCACGCGCGCGGCCTGGCGGTCTGATCGTGTGCAACGGCTACAAGGACCGCGAGTACATGCGTCTTGCGCTGCTCGGTCGCCGCCTCGGCCACCGGCCGTACATCGTGATCGAAAAACCCTCCGAGCTGGATCTCGTCCTCGAGGCCGCGCAGGATCTTGGCGTCCGCCCTCTGCTCGGCCTGCGCGTGCGGCTGTCCTCGGTGGGCAGCGGCAACTGGCAGAACACCGGCGGGGAGAAGGGCAAGTTCGGCCTGTCGGCCGCGCAGGCGCTGCGCCTGATCGAGCGCCTGCGCGCCGCCGGGCTGCTCGACTGCCTGGAACTGCTGCACTTCCACATGGGCTCTCAGCTTGCCAACATCCGCGACATCCAGCGCGGCGTGCGCGAGGCCGCGCGCTACTACGCCGAGCTGCGCCGCCTGGGCGCGCCGCTGTGCATCGCCGACGTCGGCGGCGGTCTCGGCGTCGACTACGAGGGTACGCGTTCGCGCAACTACTGCTCCATGAACTACAGCGTGCAGGAATATGCCGCCAACATCGTGCGTACCCTGCACGAGGTCTGCCGCGACGAGGGCATGCCGCCGCCGGATATCGTCACCGAGGCGGGCCGCGCGATGACCGCGCACCATGCCGTACTCATCACCGAGGTCATCGATGTGGAATCGGCCGGCGAGCCCGTGCTGGGCGAGCCGCCGGGCGAGGACGAACCGGTGATCCTGCAGGATCTGTGGCGTTTGGCCGAGACCGCCGGCTCGCGCCCGGCGAGCGAGATCTACCACGATGCGGCCTACTGGCTGAGCGAGGCGCACGGCATGTACACGCACGGCGTGCTCGACCTTGCCCAGCGAGCCCGCGCCGAGGAGCTGTACGTGATCATCTGCCGCCGCCTGTCGGCCGGGCTGGACGGCCAGTCCAAGGTCGAACGCGACATGCTCGGCGAGCTGCGCGAGCGCCTCGCGGACAAGGTGTTCTGCAACTTCTCGGTGTTCCAGTCGATTCCCGACGTATGGGCCATCGACCAGATCTTCCCGATCATGCCGCTGCACCGACTGGACGAGCGTCCGACCCGTCGCGGCGTGCTCCAGGATCTGACCTGCGACTCCGACGGGCACGTCGAGCGCTACGTGGTCGGCGCCGATCTCGAATCCAGCCTGCCGCTGCATCCCTGGCGGCGCGGCGAGCGCTACCTGCTCGGCATCTTCCTGGTGGGCGCGTACCAGGAGATTCTCGGCGACCTGCACAATCTTTTCGGCGACACCGACGCGATCAACGTCGATCTCGATCCCGCGGGCGGCTATCGTCTGGCCCCGGTCGAACCGGGCGACGCCGTTGCGGAGTTGCTAGGCTACGTGCATTTCGACCCGCAGGAGCTGTTGGCCGCCTATCGCAGCAAGGTCGCGGCGGCCGGCCTGGATGACGCGGAGGCAGCGCGTATCCTGGATGAGCTGGAAACCGGTTTGGGCGGATATACCTATCTGGAAGACTGA
- a CDS encoding LSm family protein, protein MADTMIWVFVVGLGLLLLGLLALLRVAFRETLLWGLLVILLPPLLLWYVVTRWRQTQVPVYVVLSAMLIVIAALYGGASTPLADYLRHSSLAPVLMAYGWNGRIDMPFKPEDDVPVSNAGAVEALREQEAAAARAQKLAEQKVRPKPSKPTPPPVYRYQLAGLNHLEQYAGRRVRVETVSGGTVEGVLASVTGDGITVNADQSIGSVGYQLNWSRITAVSVYAPKGSVIPPAKPASSTSGEPSAGTAASAPLPVSSTSATPPAAPQVQGNLPASTTTATP, encoded by the coding sequence ATGGCCGACACGATGATCTGGGTGTTCGTGGTGGGTCTCGGGCTGTTGCTGCTGGGCCTGCTGGCCTTGCTGCGAGTGGCCTTCCGCGAGACGTTGCTGTGGGGGCTGCTGGTGATCCTGTTGCCCCCGCTGCTGCTGTGGTACGTGGTGACAAGATGGCGACAGACGCAGGTTCCGGTCTACGTGGTACTGAGCGCGATGCTGATCGTGATCGCTGCGCTCTATGGCGGTGCCAGTACCCCGCTTGCCGACTATCTGCGGCATTCGTCGCTGGCCCCTGTGCTCATGGCCTACGGCTGGAACGGCAGGATCGACATGCCCTTCAAGCCAGAAGACGACGTGCCGGTATCCAATGCCGGGGCGGTGGAGGCCCTGCGCGAACAGGAGGCGGCCGCCGCACGAGCGCAGAAGCTTGCCGAACAAAAGGTGCGTCCGAAACCATCGAAACCGACACCTCCACCCGTCTATCGCTACCAGCTCGCGGGACTCAACCACCTTGAGCAATACGCGGGTCGCCGCGTCAGGGTCGAGACAGTCAGCGGGGGCACGGTGGAGGGGGTGCTCGCCTCGGTAACCGGGGACGGCATCACCGTGAACGCCGACCAGTCCATCGGCAGCGTCGGCTATCAGCTGAACTGGTCGCGCATCACCGCAGTAAGCGTCTATGCACCGAAAGGCAGCGTGATACCCCCGGCAAAACCGGCATCATCCACCAGTGGCGAGCCGTCCGCGGGGACGGCGGCCAGCGCCCCGCTCCCGGTCAGTAGCACCTCTGCGACACCGCCAGCGGCACCGCAGGTCCAGGGTAACCTTCCCGCCAGTACGACCACTGCTACGCCATGA
- a CDS encoding YcgL domain-containing protein has protein sequence MICYVYRSRKRADTYLYLPRQDDFTAVPEALLRVFGAADFALEFELTPQRRLAQAEASEVLRNLREQGFHLQIPPVNVAPL, from the coding sequence ATGATCTGCTACGTCTATCGCAGTCGAAAGCGCGCGGACACCTACCTCTATCTGCCCCGACAGGACGATTTCACCGCGGTGCCCGAGGCCCTGCTGCGGGTGTTCGGGGCGGCGGATTTTGCGCTCGAATTCGAATTGACGCCCCAGCGACGGCTGGCGCAGGCCGAGGCTTCCGAAGTACTGCGTAATCTGCGCGAACAGGGTTTTCACCTGCAGATCCCCCCAGTCAATGTCGCCCCGCTGTGA
- a CDS encoding urease accessory protein UreD translates to MTIQATIAEAFPCAESRGGDAGWPAFLALRFGARGGHSYVASRRHHGPLLIQRPFYPEGGVCHAYLLHPPAGVVGGDSLRLEAEVASGAHALMTTPSAGKFYSSPQRIARVAQRLRVAPGAALEWLPQETILFEGARAELDTRVELTGDARYFGWEVVCLGRPAAGTGFGEGHWRQHLEVRVDGRPVLIERLALDAGDALLEAAWGLQGQGVSATLVAAGSGACGHLDSLHEAGLGTPARGFGGLTETGGLLVGRFLGAEGADARQWFEALWCWLRPRICGVPACPPRIWRT, encoded by the coding sequence ATGACGATCCAGGCCACCATTGCCGAGGCGTTTCCGTGCGCCGAATCCCGGGGTGGAGACGCCGGCTGGCCGGCCTTCCTGGCGTTGCGCTTCGGCGCGCGCGGAGGGCACAGCTACGTGGCGTCGCGCCGGCATCACGGTCCGCTGCTGATCCAGCGACCCTTCTACCCGGAGGGTGGCGTGTGCCACGCGTATCTGCTGCATCCGCCGGCAGGCGTGGTCGGCGGCGACAGCCTGCGCCTGGAGGCGGAGGTGGCGTCGGGCGCGCATGCGCTGATGACCACGCCCTCGGCGGGCAAGTTCTACTCCAGCCCGCAACGCATCGCCCGCGTCGCACAGCGGCTGCGCGTAGCGCCCGGGGCGGCACTGGAATGGCTGCCGCAGGAGACGATCCTGTTCGAGGGCGCCCGGGCCGAGCTCGACACCCGCGTCGAGCTGACGGGCGATGCCCGTTACTTCGGTTGGGAGGTCGTGTGCCTCGGCCGCCCTGCGGCGGGCACGGGCTTCGGCGAGGGGCATTGGCGACAGCACCTGGAGGTGCGCGTCGATGGGCGCCCGGTGCTGATCGAACGCCTGGCACTCGATGCCGGCGACGCCCTGCTCGAAGCCGCCTGGGGCTTGCAGGGACAGGGAGTGAGCGCCACGCTGGTGGCTGCAGGGTCCGGCGCCTGCGGACATCTGGATAGCTTGCACGAGGCCGGGTTGGGCACGCCGGCGCGTGGGTTCGGCGGGCTGACCGAAACGGGCGGATTGCTGGTGGGGCGTTTTCTCGGTGCCGAGGGCGCCGACGCGCGACAATGGTTCGAGGCCCTGTGGTGCTGGCTGCGGCCGCGCATATGCGGCGTGCCGGCCTGTCCGCCGCGCATTTGGCGGACCTGA
- the ureA gene encoding urease subunit gamma produces MELLPKEKDKLLLFTAALLAERRKARGLKLNYPEAVAYISAAILEGARDGRTVAELMDYGTTLLGRDDVMEGIPEMIPEVQVEATFPDGTKLVTVHHPIP; encoded by the coding sequence ATGGAACTGCTACCCAAGGAAAAGGACAAGCTGCTGCTGTTCACCGCGGCGCTGCTGGCCGAGCGGCGCAAGGCGCGCGGTCTCAAGCTGAACTACCCGGAGGCCGTGGCCTACATCAGCGCGGCGATTCTCGAAGGCGCCCGCGACGGCCGTACCGTAGCCGAGCTGATGGACTATGGCACGACCCTGCTCGGCCGCGACGACGTGATGGAAGGCATCCCGGAGATGATCCCCGAGGTGCAGGTCGAGGCGACCTTCCCCGATGGGACCAAGCTGGTCACTGTGCACCACCCGATCCCCTGA
- the cynS gene encoding cyanase: MYREEVTEAVLEAKRAKGLTWAELARAVGRHPVWTTSALLGQQSMSEDEATAAVALLGLDPSFVAALTECPLKGSLDSDVPTDPLIYRLHEITQVYGSTIKALIHEEFGDGIMSAIDFELDIERVSDPKGDRVKITYNGKFLPYRKW, translated from the coding sequence ATGTATCGAGAAGAAGTCACCGAGGCCGTGCTCGAGGCCAAGCGCGCCAAGGGCCTGACCTGGGCCGAACTGGCCAGGGCGGTCGGCCGCCATCCGGTGTGGACCACCTCCGCGCTGCTCGGTCAGCAGTCGATGAGCGAGGACGAGGCCACCGCTGCGGTTGCCTTGCTCGGGCTGGACCCGTCCTTTGTCGCGGCCTTGACGGAATGCCCGCTCAAGGGTTCGCTGGACAGCGACGTGCCCACCGACCCGCTGATCTACCGTCTGCACGAAATCACCCAGGTCTACGGCAGCACGATCAAGGCGCTGATCCACGAGGAATTCGGCGACGGCATCATGAGCGCCATCGATTTCGAACTGGACATCGAGCGTGTCTCCGACCCCAAGGGCGACCGCGTGAAGATCACCTACAACGGCAAGTTCCTGCCCTACCGCAAGTGGTGA
- a CDS encoding urease subunit beta, with protein MIPGELLPAEGEIEINADRETRSLRVANTGDRPIQVGSHYHFHETNGALDFDREAARGFRLNIPAGTAVRFEPGQTREVELVALAGARTVYGFNARIMGALDA; from the coding sequence ATGATTCCCGGAGAACTGCTGCCCGCCGAGGGCGAGATCGAGATCAACGCCGACCGCGAGACGCGCAGCCTGCGCGTGGCCAACACCGGCGATCGGCCCATTCAGGTCGGCTCGCACTACCACTTCCACGAGACCAACGGCGCGCTGGACTTCGACCGCGAGGCCGCGCGCGGCTTCCGGCTGAACATCCCGGCCGGCACCGCCGTGCGCTTCGAGCCCGGCCAGACGCGCGAGGTCGAGCTGGTCGCGCTGGCCGGCGCGCGCACGGTCTACGGATTCAACGCACGCATCATGGGAGCACTGGACGCATGA
- the ureC gene encoding urease subunit alpha gives MSRTIDRRAYAEMYGPTVGDRVRLGDTALVIEVEEDRTVYGEEVKFGGGKVIRDGMGQSQRAAAEVADTVITNALILDWWGVVKADIGLKDGRIAGIGKAGNPDIQPGVDIVIGAGTEVIAGEGLIATAGGIDAHIHFICPQQIEEALMSGVTTMIGGGTGPAAGTNATTCTPGPWYIRRMLEAAESFPMNLGFLGKGNASLAAPLDEQIAAGAMGLKLHEDWGTTPAAIDNCLSAAERADVQVAIHTDTLNESGFVEDTLAAFKGRTIHTYHTEGAGGGHAPDIIKACGAPNVLPSSTNPTRPYTVNTVDEHLDMLMVCHHLDPNIPEDVAFADSRIRRETIAAEDILHDLGAFSMIASDSQAMGRVGEVVTRTWQTAHKMKVQRGSLAEDPARHDNFRARRYVAKYSVNPAIAHGIAHEVGSVEVGKLADLVLWKPAFFGAKPAMVIKGGMIAAAPMGDPNASIPTPQPVHYRPMFGSYGGARAATRLSFVSQAALAAGVPEALGLLAGVSAVRGTRGIGKRDMKLNDYLPVMEVDPQTYAVRADGELLVCEPAAELPLAQRYFLF, from the coding sequence ATGAGCCGCACGATCGACCGCCGCGCCTACGCGGAGATGTACGGACCCACCGTGGGCGACCGCGTGCGCCTCGGCGACACCGCACTGGTGATCGAGGTCGAGGAGGACCGCACGGTCTACGGCGAGGAGGTCAAGTTCGGCGGCGGCAAGGTGATCCGCGACGGCATGGGCCAGAGCCAGCGTGCCGCGGCCGAGGTCGCCGACACGGTGATCACCAACGCCCTGATCCTCGACTGGTGGGGCGTGGTCAAGGCGGATATCGGGCTCAAGGACGGGCGCATCGCCGGCATCGGCAAGGCCGGCAACCCGGACATCCAGCCTGGCGTGGACATCGTCATCGGTGCTGGCACCGAGGTCATCGCGGGCGAGGGCCTGATCGCCACCGCCGGCGGCATCGACGCCCACATCCACTTCATCTGTCCGCAGCAGATCGAGGAGGCGCTGATGTCGGGCGTCACCACCATGATCGGCGGCGGCACCGGCCCGGCTGCGGGCACCAACGCGACCACCTGCACGCCCGGCCCCTGGTACATCCGCCGCATGCTCGAGGCCGCCGAGAGCTTCCCGATGAATCTCGGTTTCCTCGGCAAGGGCAACGCCAGCCTGGCTGCCCCGCTGGACGAGCAGATCGCCGCCGGCGCGATGGGCCTCAAGCTGCACGAGGACTGGGGCACCACGCCGGCCGCCATCGACAACTGTCTGTCCGCGGCCGAGCGCGCCGACGTGCAGGTGGCCATCCACACCGACACGCTGAACGAGTCCGGCTTCGTCGAGGATACCCTGGCCGCCTTCAAGGGCCGCACCATCCACACCTATCACACCGAAGGCGCCGGCGGCGGCCACGCCCCGGACATCATCAAGGCCTGCGGCGCGCCCAACGTGCTGCCGTCGTCGACCAACCCGACGCGTCCGTACACGGTCAACACCGTGGACGAACATCTCGACATGCTGATGGTCTGCCATCACCTCGACCCGAACATTCCCGAGGACGTGGCCTTCGCGGACTCGCGTATCCGCCGAGAGACCATCGCCGCCGAGGACATCCTGCACGACCTCGGCGCCTTCTCCATGATCGCCTCCGACTCGCAGGCCATGGGGCGGGTGGGCGAGGTGGTCACGCGTACCTGGCAGACCGCGCACAAGATGAAGGTTCAGCGCGGCAGCCTGGCCGAGGATCCGGCGCGGCACGACAACTTCCGCGCGCGCCGCTACGTCGCCAAGTACTCCGTCAACCCGGCCATCGCGCACGGCATCGCGCACGAGGTCGGCTCGGTCGAGGTCGGCAAACTGGCCGACCTGGTGCTGTGGAAGCCGGCCTTCTTCGGCGCCAAGCCGGCGATGGTGATCAAGGGCGGCATGATCGCCGCCGCGCCGATGGGCGATCCCAACGCCTCCATCCCCACGCCCCAGCCGGTGCACTATCGCCCGATGTTCGGCAGCTACGGCGGCGCGCGCGCGGCCACGCGGCTGAGCTTCGTCTCGCAGGCTGCACTGGCTGCCGGGGTTCCCGAAGCGCTCGGTCTGCTGGCTGGCGTGTCGGCGGTGCGCGGCACCCGCGGCATCGGCAAGCGCGACATGAAGCTCAACGACTATCTCCCCGTGATGGAAGTCGATCCGCAGACCTATGCGGTACGCGCCGACGGCGAACTGTTGGTCTGCGAACCCGCTGCGGAGCTGCCGCTGGCGCAACGCTACTTCCTCTTCTGA
- a CDS encoding SCO family protein has product MSEWVSEKPAETTQAGFIGRAHLLGLAAGTLVGIAVMLGLSLLLSFGPKAPPAHPQPITALARNVPDVIFKAPSFTGFVNQNGQKISSGDFNGKVQVVSFLFPLCTSMCPVIASHIVNLEQQVKQAGLADRVRMVSFNVAAGKTSPAEMADFMREYGGDPKSSMWQFLTSSPQAMSRVVRHGYHEYFQMISLEAENKIFAQQQKAGTYNYLPNMQNKLADKVNPDFDITHSSSIILVGPHGNVRYVMNDADTVPIPVLLQKVKSLLKLGRS; this is encoded by the coding sequence GTGTCAGAATGGGTATCGGAAAAACCCGCTGAAACAACCCAAGCGGGTTTTATTGGCCGCGCGCATCTCTTGGGTCTCGCGGCCGGCACACTCGTCGGCATTGCCGTCATGCTCGGGCTTTCGCTGCTGCTGTCATTTGGGCCGAAGGCTCCGCCAGCACATCCGCAGCCCATCACGGCGTTGGCCCGCAATGTCCCTGACGTGATCTTCAAGGCTCCCAGCTTTACGGGGTTCGTCAATCAGAACGGGCAGAAGATCTCCTCCGGGGACTTCAACGGCAAGGTGCAGGTCGTTTCCTTCCTGTTTCCCCTATGTACGAGCATGTGTCCGGTGATCGCCTCGCACATCGTCAATCTCGAACAACAGGTCAAGCAGGCCGGTCTTGCCGACCGCGTGCGCATGGTGTCCTTCAATGTTGCTGCCGGTAAGACTTCACCGGCTGAGATGGCCGATTTTATGCGGGAGTACGGCGGCGATCCGAAGTCGAGCATGTGGCAGTTCCTGACCTCTTCCCCGCAGGCGATGAGCCGCGTCGTGCGTCACGGTTACCATGAATACTTCCAGATGATTTCGCTGGAGGCCGAGAACAAGATCTTCGCCCAGCAGCAGAAGGCCGGTACCTACAATTACCTGCCGAACATGCAGAACAAGCTGGCCGACAAGGTCAATCCCGACTTCGACATCACGCACAGCAGCTCGATCATTCTCGTAGGTCCGCACGGCAACGTGCGTTATGTGATGAACGATGCCGACACGGTACCCATTCCGGTGTTGCTGCAGAAGGTGAAATCGCTGCTGAAACTGGGGAGGAGCTGA
- a CDS encoding SCO family protein, with protein MLESVFKSEADRQGFWYSAGIGVFVGLLIGAALTSIVGILRVHKAYEAASASRQPANSTPIALHRGPLAPIVQGFVDQNGRPVSTHDLLGKVRIVTFLSPLGDRYSPLLVSNLMNLYQELKDDGMLGKQVTFVSYNVDPAHTGPAQMADFFQQIAGIDPHTADWHFLTAQPSAVRKLVTEGYGVHYRQISAAEYAKLSARQRADGEYLYAKAVNPLAAQYKPDYHIIGHDELVVVGPRDHVWARIPDASTVSNGELMRFIATLLKLPGMPGADQPQPAGAL; from the coding sequence ATGCTCGAATCGGTATTCAAAAGCGAGGCCGACCGACAGGGTTTCTGGTACAGCGCGGGCATCGGTGTGTTCGTCGGCCTATTAATCGGGGCAGCTTTAACCAGCATTGTCGGCATCCTTCGTGTCCACAAGGCCTATGAGGCCGCGTCGGCCTCCCGTCAACCGGCGAACAGTACGCCGATCGCGCTTCATCGAGGTCCGCTGGCGCCCATCGTGCAGGGGTTCGTCGACCAGAACGGCAGGCCGGTGAGCACCCATGATCTGCTCGGCAAGGTACGTATCGTGACCTTTCTGTCGCCGCTGGGGGACCGTTACAGCCCGCTGTTGGTGTCCAACCTGATGAATCTGTATCAGGAGCTCAAGGATGACGGCATGCTGGGCAAGCAGGTGACCTTCGTCTCCTACAACGTCGACCCGGCGCATACCGGACCGGCGCAGATGGCCGACTTCTTCCAGCAGATTGCCGGCATCGACCCGCACACCGCGGATTGGCATTTCCTCACCGCTCAGCCGTCGGCGGTGCGCAAGTTGGTGACAGAGGGCTATGGCGTGCATTACCGTCAGATCAGCGCGGCCGAGTACGCCAAGCTGTCCGCCAGGCAGCGGGCGGACGGCGAGTATCTTTACGCCAAGGCGGTCAATCCTCTGGCTGCGCAGTACAAGCCGGATTACCACATCATCGGCCACGATGAGTTGGTCGTCGTGGGTCCGCGCGATCATGTCTGGGCGCGGATTCCAGACGCCAGCACCGTGTCCAACGGCGAGCTGATGCGCTTCATCGCTACATTGCTCAAGCTGCCCGGGATGCCAGGGGCGGACCAGCCACAACCAGCCGGCGCGCTCTAG